One genomic region from Deltaproteobacteria bacterium encodes:
- a CDS encoding class II glutamine amidotransferase, which produces MCRLYGFRSSVTSRVHRSLVDAENALARQSERHRDGWGLAYYIGRFPHLIRNDQQALTDGLFADLSAVVATRTFVAHIRQATVGEVSVLNCHPFQHGAWILAHNGEIAGFGRDAELRREIMNAVDERFRGGILGRTDSEVLFHLFLSRLARQVDDIQDLGVDAGRALAALSETVETVLEICRRYGRDGDCRLTVLLTNGSVMVGYRHRRELFFSTYKTHCPDRESCHAFDATRCEQPPRDGIVKHLIVASERLSDTGHVWQELADGEFVAVDHLMRVQRGRLGATADYEI; this is translated from the coding sequence ATGTGCAGGCTCTACGGGTTCAGGTCCTCGGTCACGAGCCGGGTTCACCGCTCGCTGGTGGACGCGGAGAACGCGCTCGCTCGCCAGAGCGAGCGGCACCGCGATGGCTGGGGGCTTGCGTACTACATCGGCCGCTTCCCGCACCTGATTCGCAACGACCAGCAGGCGCTCACCGACGGGCTCTTCGCCGATCTCTCGGCAGTGGTGGCCACGCGCACCTTCGTGGCGCACATCCGCCAGGCGACGGTCGGAGAGGTGAGCGTGCTCAATTGCCATCCCTTCCAGCACGGCGCGTGGATCCTGGCCCACAACGGCGAGATCGCCGGCTTCGGCCGCGACGCCGAGCTACGGCGAGAGATCATGAACGCGGTCGACGAGCGTTTCCGCGGCGGGATCCTCGGACGCACCGACAGCGAGGTGCTCTTCCACCTCTTTCTCTCGCGGCTCGCGCGGCAGGTGGACGACATCCAGGACCTGGGAGTCGACGCGGGGCGCGCACTGGCCGCGCTCTCCGAGACGGTGGAGACGGTGCTCGAGATCTGCCGCCGCTACGGGAGGGACGGCGACTGCCGGCTCACGGTGCTCCTCACGAACGGCAGCGTGATGGTCGGCTACCGCCACCGGAGGGAGCTCTTCTTCTCGACCTACAAGACGCACTGCCCGGACCGGGAGAGCTGCCACGCCTTCGACGCGACGCGCTGCGAGCAGCCGCCGCGTGACGGGATCGTGAAGCATCTGATCGTGGCGTCGGAGAGGTTGAGCGACACGGGCCACGTGTGGCAGGAGCTCGCGGACGGCGAGTTCGTAGCCGTGGATCACCTGATGCGCGTCCAGCGCGGGCGCCTCGGCGCGACGGCGGACTACGAGATCTGA